In Ammospiza nelsoni isolate bAmmNel1 chromosome 22, bAmmNel1.pri, whole genome shotgun sequence, a single window of DNA contains:
- the CAMK2N1 gene encoding calcium/calmodulin-dependent protein kinase II inhibitor 1, translating to MSEGPPYGEGQLAGDAAVGQLPFPVRLRGGDGLLAGGQGKRPPKLGQIGRSKRVVIEDDRIDDVLQNLSEKAPPGV from the exons aTGTCGGAGGGGCCGCCCTACGGCGAGGGGCAGCTGGCGGGGGACGCGGCCGTGGGGCAGCTGCCCTTCCCCGTTCGCCTCCGCGGCGGCGACGGGCTCCTGGCCGGCGGGCAGGGCAAGCGGCCGCCCAAGCTGGGGCAGATCGGCCGCAGCAAGAGAG TGGTTATTGAAGATGATAGAATTGATGATGTGCTGCAAAACCTCTCCGAAAAGGCCCCTCCCGGTGTTTAA
- the MUL1 gene encoding mitochondrial ubiquitin ligase activator of NFKB 1: MEGGGRPSAAQAVLLAASTAITALLYSIYRQKARVARGLEGARKVRLDGDLRAVLLEAPGRCVPYAVIEGVVRSVKDTLSSQFVENCKGVVQRLTLQEHKMVWNRTTHLWNDYEKIIHQRTSTTPFDLVPAEDGAGVTVRVMKPLDAAELGLETVYEKFHPSVQSFTDVIGHYISGERPKGIQETEQMLKVGTALTGVGELVLDNATIKLQPPKQGMPYYLSSLDFESLLQKQESSVRFWKLLTVVFGFATCAVLFFLLRKQYRHHRERQHLRQMQEEFRQAQERLTGTEGGEALKNACVVCLSSTKSCVFLECGHVCSCHECYQALPTPKKCPICRQGITRVVPLYNS, from the exons ATGGAGGGCGGCGGGCGGCCCTCGGCCGCACAGGCCGTGCTCTTGGCCGCCAGCACCGCCATCACCGCCCTGCTCTACTCCATCTACCGGCAGAAGGCTCGCGTGGCCCGCGGGCTCGAG GGCGCCAGGAAGGTCCGGCTGGACGGGGACCTGCGGGCCGTGCTGCTGGAGGCACCCGGACGCTGCGTGCCCTATGCGGTCATAGAAG GTGTGGTGCGATCGGTGAAGGACACCCTGAGCAGTCAGTTCGTGGAGAACTGCAAGGGGGTGGTTCAGAggctgacactgcaggagcacAAGATGGTGTGGAACAGAACCACCCACCTCTG gaaTGACTACGAGAAGATCATCCACCAGAGAACCAGCACCACCCCCTTCGACCTGGTCCCCGCCGAGGACGGCGCCGGCGTCACCGTGCGGGTGATGAAGCCTCTGGACGCTGCCGAGCTCGGCCTGGAGACGGTGTACGAGAAATTCCACCCCTCTGTCCAGTCCTTCACGGACGTCATCGGCCACTACATCAGCGGGGAGCGTCCCAAGGGCATCCAGGAGACGGAGCAGATGCTGAAGGTGGGCACGGCCCTGACTGGGGTGGGAGAGCTGGTTCTGGACAACGCCACCATCAAGCTGCAGCCCCCCAAGCAGGGCATGCCCTACTACCTGAGCTCCCTGGATTTCGAGTCCTTGCTGCAGAAACAGGAGTCCAGCGTGCGGTTTTGGAAACTGCTGACGGTGGTTTTTGGCTTTGCCACGTGCGCCGTGCTGTTCTTCCTGCTGCGCAAGCAGTACCGGCACCACCGCGAGCGGCAGCACCTGCGGCAGATGCAGGAGGAGTTCCGGCAGGCCCAGGAGCGCCTGACCGGCACCGAGGGCGGCGAGGCTCTCAAAAACGCCTGCGTGGTCTGCTTGAGCAGCACCAAATCCTGCGTCTTCCTGGAGTGTGGCCACGTCTGCTCCTGCCACGAGTGCTACCAGGCTCTTCCCACGCCCAAAAAGTGCCCAATCTGCAGGCAGGGCATCACCAGGGTGGTTCCTTTGTACAACAGTTAA
- the FAM43B gene encoding protein FAM43B, producing MLPWRRSKFVLVENERKCKGKSLGPGLSYAALLAGFLRSCPDLLPECPLERLGSVFRGKRQKVELNKEDPTYTVRYLGNAVTLHAKGEGCTEEAVGKIWAKSEAGAGGAKMTLTLGPHGIRMTPCEKGARRPGHAYLLHRITYCAADRRHPKVFAWVYRHQVKNKAVVLRCHAVLVSKADKARAMALLLYQTSASAFNEFKRLKRQSDFRHVQQQLLGDAIVPLVPLRRLLNAKCPYRPPAERARCAPRLSSILEEEEDEAFGAGPPLGDPERAAVLRLASDMRGCSLRGPRAAAC from the coding sequence ATGCTGCCCTGGCGCCGGAGCAAGTTCGTGCTGGTGGAAAATGAACGTAAGTGCAAAGGCAAGAGCCTGGGGCCGGGGCTGAGCTACGCGGCGCTGCTGGCCGGCTTCCTCCGCTCCTGCCCGGACCTGCTGCCCGAGTGCCCGCTGGAGCGCCTGGGCAGCGTCTTCCGCGGGAAGCGCCAGAAAGTGGAGCTGAACAAGGAGGACCCGACGTACACGGTGAGGTACCTGGGCAACGCCGTCACCCTGCACGCCAAGGGCGAGGGCTGCACCGAGGAGGCGGTGGGCAAGATCTGGGCCAAGAGCGAGGCGGGCGCCGGCGGGGCCAAGATGACGCTGACGCTGGGCCCTCATGGCATCCGCATGACGCCCTGCGAGAAGGGGGCCCGCCGGCCGGGCCACGCGTACCTGCTGCACCGCATCACCTACTGCGCCGCCGACCGCCGGCACCCCAAGGTGTTCGCCTGGGTGTACCGGCACCAGGTGAAGAACAAGGCGGTGGTGCTGCGCTGCCACGCCGTGCTGGTCTCCAAGGCCGACAAGGCGCGCGCCATGGCCCTGCTCCTCTACCAGACCTCGGCCTCCGCCTTCAACGAGTTCAAGCGCCTCAAGAGACAGAGCGATTTCCGCCacgtccagcagcagctcctgggcgACGCCATCGTGCCCTTGGTGCCGCTCCGCAGGCTGCTCAACGCCAAGTGTCCCTACCGGCCGCCGGCCGAGCGGGCCCGCTGCGCCCCAAGGCTCAGCTCCatcctggaggaggaggaggatgaggccTTCGGCGCCGGGCCGCCCCTGGGGGACCCCGAGCGAGCGGCCGTGCTGCGGCTGGCCAGCGACatgaggggctgcagcctgcgcgggccccgcgccgccgcgTGCTGA